One Turneriella parva DSM 21527 genomic region harbors:
- a CDS encoding M23 family metallopeptidase, translated as MRIILFTFALTLQFIIMAACKSQQKLEEERNILEVYEYEAEKFHRLLTQIPTFDGFDFPICKPEGAGCYDANPFGTDDHLGEDWNAGPNNKDLGKPIYSIGNGVVVYSRDIGNGWGKVLRVIHRVQTGNSFDYIEALYAHFHKMEPSLGDFLTRGQRIGTIGTAGGSYEAHLHLELRSRIAMPIGGGYSANTAGFLVPKVYIKQHRPKKN; from the coding sequence ATGAGAATAATCTTGTTCACGTTTGCTCTGACCTTACAGTTCATTATAATGGCGGCATGCAAGTCACAGCAAAAGCTCGAAGAAGAAAGAAATATTCTTGAAGTTTACGAATATGAGGCAGAAAAATTTCACCGGCTCTTAACGCAAATTCCGACTTTTGATGGATTCGATTTTCCCATCTGTAAACCTGAAGGTGCAGGTTGCTATGATGCGAATCCTTTCGGCACAGACGATCATTTAGGCGAAGACTGGAATGCCGGCCCAAACAATAAAGACCTGGGTAAACCGATTTACTCCATTGGCAATGGCGTCGTGGTTTATTCTCGTGATATTGGCAACGGTTGGGGGAAAGTATTGCGCGTAATTCACAGGGTGCAAACAGGTAATTCATTCGATTACATAGAAGCATTATATGCGCACTTCCATAAAATGGAACCTTCACTGGGTGATTTCTTAACACGAGGACAAAGAATCGGTACGATAGGTACGGCCGGCGGATCGTATGAAGCCCACCTGCATCTGGAATTGCGATCAAGAATAGCGATGCCTATAGGTGGGGGGTACTCAGCGAATACTGCCGGATTTCTAGTGCCGAAGGTCTATATTAAACAGCATAGGCCGAAAAAGAACTGA
- a CDS encoding thiazole synthase — protein sequence MKSPDSDTLALGPVSLNSRLIVGTGRYPTLEIMQACHRVAETQMVTVALRRIEVRDSNRSASLVDHVDTTNITLLPNTAGCAFAADALRLARIAAAMGNTHLKIEVTGDVQTLLPDPIETLKAVELIKADPASKHLYLMVYTSDDPVMARRLADAGAECIMPAASPIGSGRGVANEANLTILLTMMRGRLPVIVDAGIGTPSHAARAMELGADAVLLNTAIAKAKDPVLMAAAMRDAVKAGRAGFLAGAIPAKLYATASSPQ from the coding sequence CTGAAATCTCCAGATTCTGATACCTTAGCCCTCGGGCCCGTTTCACTTAATTCACGCCTCATTGTGGGTACCGGCCGGTATCCGACCCTCGAAATTATGCAGGCATGCCACCGCGTCGCCGAAACGCAGATGGTGACCGTTGCGCTGCGCCGCATCGAGGTCAGAGACAGCAACCGTTCTGCATCTCTGGTCGACCATGTCGACACGACAAACATCACCCTGCTACCGAACACCGCGGGCTGTGCCTTTGCCGCTGACGCTCTGCGGCTGGCGCGAATCGCGGCCGCGATGGGCAACACGCACCTCAAGATCGAAGTCACAGGCGACGTGCAGACGCTGCTGCCCGACCCGATTGAAACGCTGAAAGCCGTCGAACTCATTAAAGCCGACCCCGCCAGCAAGCATCTCTACCTCATGGTCTACACGTCAGACGACCCGGTGATGGCGCGCCGTCTCGCCGACGCGGGTGCCGAATGCATTATGCCCGCCGCGAGCCCTATCGGCAGCGGCCGCGGTGTCGCCAACGAAGCGAACCTCACGATCTTGCTCACGATGATGCGCGGGCGTTTGCCGGTGATCGTCGACGCCGGTATCGGCACACCCTCGCACGCGGCACGCGCGATGGAACTCGGCGCCGACGCAGTTCTGCTCAACACCGCAATCGCAAAAGCCAAAGACCCGGTTCTCATGGCAGCGGCGATGCGCGATGCAGTCAAAGCAGGCCGTGCCGGATTTCTAGCGGGGGCAATACCGGCGAAGCTGTATGCGACTGCTAGCAGCCCGCAATGA
- a CDS encoding immunity 63 family protein, which translates to MAQIGFTAQNYAIRVTERQGDLALYAIFRKNLLMNHLSLLQIKNLVRKKAMLISAPNNYLPSFGKPTYDAHPHIELNNQKYHYVILERGKESERRSTPDLEEFFYWIFKAITWSMAVDFELSNRIIGEDCRRMIFQKQSELLGALDQNWQRRFGSETAQLLQQFPFDDVAGLRASYSGRLRKKGFAESTIEKLAFRKFPKVVP; encoded by the coding sequence ATGGCGCAAATTGGCTTTACAGCCCAAAATTATGCCATACGCGTCACCGAGCGTCAGGGAGATTTAGCCTTGTACGCAATCTTTCGCAAAAACTTACTCATGAATCATTTGAGCCTGTTACAGATCAAAAATCTGGTAAGAAAGAAGGCGATGCTAATTTCGGCCCCGAATAATTACCTGCCCTCATTCGGCAAACCCACTTACGACGCGCATCCCCATATAGAACTCAATAACCAAAAATATCACTATGTAATTCTTGAGAGAGGCAAAGAATCGGAACGTAGAAGCACTCCAGACCTGGAGGAGTTTTTTTACTGGATATTTAAGGCAATAACCTGGTCAATGGCTGTTGATTTTGAGCTTTCAAACCGGATAATTGGCGAGGATTGCAGGCGAATGATTTTCCAAAAGCAATCAGAATTATTGGGGGCTTTGGATCAGAATTGGCAGCGGAGGTTCGGCTCAGAAACGGCGCAGTTATTGCAGCAGTTCCCTTTCGATGATGTGGCTGGGTTGAGAGCTTCTTATAGCGGGCGCCTGAGAAAGAAAGGCTTTGCTGAAAGTACCATTGAAAAATTGGCATTTAGAAAGTTCCCAAAGGTTGTACCGTAG
- a CDS encoding AbrB/MazE/SpoVT family DNA-binding domain-containing protein: MILQIVKVGNSKGLRIPKSILEQYHIEDEVDVTSTKDGLLLKPIKSKARAGWAKKFKEMATNRDDRLLMPDFTDAADRDWQW; encoded by the coding sequence ATGATCTTGCAGATAGTAAAGGTGGGCAACTCGAAAGGGCTGCGTATCCCCAAAAGTATTTTGGAACAATACCATATCGAAGATGAGGTGGATGTCACTTCGACGAAAGATGGACTTCTCTTGAAACCGATTAAAAGTAAGGCTCGAGCAGGTTGGGCAAAGAAATTCAAAGAGATGGCGACAAACCGGGATGATAGATTATTAATGCCCGATTTCACAGATGCGGCAGATCGAGACTGGCAATGGTAG
- a CDS encoding type II toxin-antitoxin system PemK/MazF family toxin yields MVVEQYDVFLINLDPTIGHEIKKTRPCLIISPNEMNGNISTIIIAPMTTVSRNYPTRVKTVFKKKTGYIVLDQIRTVDKARLVKKLGKVNIEAIGSVKSVLREMLID; encoded by the coding sequence ATGGTAGTGGAACAATACGACGTATTTCTGATAAATCTTGATCCGACTATCGGCCATGAGATTAAGAAAACCAGGCCCTGCCTTATCATATCACCAAATGAGATGAATGGTAATATTTCTACGATAATCATCGCCCCTATGACAACTGTTTCGCGAAATTATCCGACACGAGTGAAAACAGTATTCAAGAAGAAGACCGGATATATAGTCCTCGACCAGATTCGTACGGTCGATAAAGCGCGTTTAGTTAAGAAGCTTGGTAAGGTCAATATTGAAGCCATTGGCTCAGTTAAGTCAGTTTTGCGAGAAATGCTTATAGATTAG
- a CDS encoding GNAT family N-acetyltransferase, with amino-acid sequence MSFSRIETERLILRTWRREDLNDFAEMNADLEVMRFFPTTLTSEESNILFDKIVGHFEEKGFGLFALETRETQEFIGFTGLSTITFQAPFSEIIELGWRIIRKYQCRGYATEAANAAKNYAFHKLGFKSLVAFTVPENVASRRVMEKIGMIRNPDEDFDHPRVPQQHPLRRHVLYRVKAS; translated from the coding sequence ATGAGTTTTTCAAGAATTGAAACCGAAAGATTGATTCTTCGCACCTGGCGGCGCGAAGACCTCAATGACTTTGCTGAGATGAATGCCGACCTAGAAGTCATGCGTTTTTTCCCCACCACTTTAACCTCAGAGGAATCGAACATATTATTTGACAAAATAGTGGGTCACTTCGAAGAGAAAGGCTTTGGTCTATTTGCGCTTGAGACAAGGGAGACTCAGGAATTCATTGGTTTTACTGGACTTTCGACAATAACCTTTCAAGCGCCCTTTTCAGAAATTATAGAATTAGGTTGGCGAATCATTCGAAAATATCAATGCAGAGGCTATGCAACTGAAGCAGCAAATGCTGCGAAGAACTATGCCTTCCATAAGCTCGGGTTCAAGTCACTTGTGGCATTCACGGTGCCTGAAAATGTGGCATCCAGACGGGTCATGGAAAAGATTGGTATGATTCGCAATCCTGATGAGGATTTTGATCACCCGAGAGTTCCGCAACAACATCCACTTCGCCGACATGTGCTATACCGGGTGAAAGCGAGCTAA